GTATGAGCGAGTGCGCACTGAGGCCATAAAGGCTCTTTACTCGATGCGGGACCCAGAAACGGGCGAGTGCCCGGTGGCGCTGGCTTTACGCACTGAAGAGGCCAGCTTCCTGGGGCAGTGGGGAGATAGGGTCGGCGATATCGTCTATTACCTTGCACCGAAATATTCCACTAATAGCACTATCCATTCAGTTGGACCCTTCGATCTGGCCCTCATCCCCGAGACTGGCTTTGAGCCGATACATCAACAGGTGTGGGGTCGCCATGGTGGCCGAGTGCAGCGCCTGGCCTGCGGAATGCATCATTGCTACCTGCCCACAGCCAGGTACAGTGGATGTTCGGTGCAGGCCGTCCTGGTGATGGCTGGGCCGGGGATAAGGCGAGGCCATCGCCTTCCCATGCCACCCTGGACAGTGGACGTGACTCCCACTATCACCCACCTGTTGGGCATCCCAGCCCCGGCTCAGTCGGAGGGAAAGATCGTGAGCGATGCGCTTGTTATTTAGCCGCCGATAGGTTAAATTAAGCGCTGATCGAGACTCGATGATAGCCGCTTAGAGAAATAATTCCACACAGGAGGGATGATTATCTGTGGCCCATGAATTGAGAGTAGCTGTAATTGGTGCCGGTCATATCGGTAGCGTCCACGTGCGTGCCTTGCGCGCCTTAGGCCAACCGGTGGTGGCTCTGGCCAGCTCCGATCCAGAGCGGGCCACCCGCCGGGCAGAAGCCCTGGGGGTGCCCCAAGGTTATGGAGATTATAGGAAGCTCTTAGACAACGAGCGGGTTGATATCGTCCATGTCTGTACCCCACCCGCCCTCCATTATCCTATAGTAAAGGACTGCCTGGAGCGTGGGAGACATGTCGTCTGCGAGAAGCCTCTCACCGCTGATCCAACCGAATCGGCCGCCCTGAACGACCTGGCCTCACAGAAGGGCTTACTGAACGCAGTCTGCTTCAATATTCGCTACTATCCAGCGTGTCAAACGGCTGGGGAAAAGGTACAGAAGGGTGAGCTGGGAAAGGTACATCTTATTCACGGCTCATACCTGCAAGAATTCCACCTTCCAGAAACGCCCTGGGGCTGGCGCTTCATACCGGAACTGGCCGGGCCGATGCGCGCCATAACTGAGATTGGCTCGCATTGGGTGGATCTCGTCAGTCATATCAGTGGGTTTCGCCCCCAGGCAGTGATGTCCCATATGGGCACCTTCTTCCCCACACGCCAGAAACCCCTCAACCCTCCTCAGACTGGGTTTGAGACGGCGCAGGTTACCTCCGAGGATTACGCCAGTGCCCTCCTCTCCTTCGGGAGTGGAGCACTGGGAGCCCTTACCGTATCCGAGATCAGCAGCGGACGTAAGAACAGGCTCTTCTTTCAGGTGGACGGCTCTGATGGCTCCCTTTGGTGGGATTCGGAGATGCCCAATCGTCTCGCCCTTGGTCACAAGACGAGGGCCAACGAGGAGCTGGTGAGCGGCCAGGCCACTGGATATGCCGAGACCTTCCGCTTGCTCTTTGAGGACGTGTACCGTCATTTGTGCCAGGGCAGTTTCCAGAAGCCAGCTCAGCCAACCTATCCCACCTTCGCTGATGGACATGCAGCCGTCTTGATCTGCGACGCCATATATAGAAGTGCTAAAGAGCAGCACTGGATCGAGGTTCAAATCTGAGGACAAGAGCCGAGGGTTTCCTAATATGGCTCGACCAAGTGCCTCATGCTATAATGAGGCGGAATCGGTGAGACTATACCCGAGGGAAGCGGCGTGAGCAAAGAGACGGCCATGTTCATCCTGCACAAGGCGGCCACGGATTTGCTATTTAGGGACCAGCTAGTGCGTGATCCCTACGCTGTCCTGTGCAAACTTGACCTAACCCCGCAGGAGATCGAAGCGCTTATGGTCGGTGATCCTGAGAGGTTAGCGGCCTGCGGACTGGATCCGCGCATCGCTGGTTGGATTCCATGGCTAAAAGTAAATCGCAGAGCGCTCGAGTTCGATGAGAATTAGAGAGCAGAGAAGTAGGGTCATTAATGAATTATGAGGAGGCGCTCAATTACATTTACAGCTTCACCGACTATGAGAGAACCACTGTTCAGCTCTACGGTGCCCCCGCCTGCAATCTAGAGCGCACCGAGCATCTTCTGAATCTCTTAGGCAACCCTCAGCATCATTACCAGTCCATTCATATCGCCGGAACCAAGGGTAAAGGTTCCACAGCAGCAATGATTGCCTCTGTCATGGAGGCTGCTGGCTATAAGGTGGCCCTTTATACCTCTCCTCATCTCCACTCCTTTCGGGAAAGGATCAGGACCAATCAGCATCCTATCCCAGGCCATCGACTGAGCACCATCATCTCTCAGATGAGACCGCTGGTAGATCAGGTGCACTCCGATTGCCCCGATTTAGGGCGACTGACTACCTTCGAGGTGAGCACGGCCCTGGCTTTCACCTACTTCGCTACTGAGGCCGTCGACTTCGCCGTCATCGAGGTTGGGATGGGTGGACGGCTTGACGCGACCAACGTCTTACGACCCCTCGTCTCCATCATCACTTCGATCAGCCTCGACCATGTTCCTATCTTAGGAGATACCCTGCCTCAAATTGCCGCTGAGAAGGCTGGCATTATCAAGGATAACGGTCTAGTGGTCAGTGCCCCTCAGAGGCCAGAGGTGCTCGCCGTGCTTGAGGAGACCTGCCACGCCCGTAAGGCCCGACTCTTCCTCATAGGCCAGGACTGGCGCTGGGAAGCAAGGGCTGGGCAGTATGATTGGAAGGAGGGTCGGCTCCAATCTTTCGATGTGCAGGGGCCCTTCGGAGAACATAAGGGTCTGGAGATTCCCCTATTAGGCCGGCACCAGCTGGTTAACGCCACGACGGCCGTGGCTGCGCTGGAGTTATTGCGCGAATATGGCCTTACGATAGACGCTTTGAGCATTCGCCAGGGGCTGCGTCAGGTCATCTGGCCAGGTCGATTAGAGGTCGTTTCCTGGAGACCGTTGCTTGTTCTAGATGGCGCCCACAACGCCGACTCAGCCGAAAAACTGCTGGCCGCTTTACAGGAAGGACTGCACTACAAGCGACTCATCCTGATTCTGGGCACCTCAGCTGGCAAAGACATCCCCGGTATCATCAGAGCCTTGGCCCCGGCGGCCGAGTTGATTATCACCACTCAATCTAAGCACCCAAGAGCAGCTGACCCCCAGCTGCTACAACAGGAAGGGGCCAAATATGGCTGTCAAATTCGGGTAGTAGAGGACGTCCAAGCGGCTTTAGACGTAGCGCTTGATATGGCCGACGAGCATGACCTGATCTGCGTCACCGGCTCGCTTTTCGTAGTGGCCGAAGCGCGTGAGTCCTTGGGGCGAGCGCCCCACGCTCAAGAGATGTTAGAGGTGCTGGGCAAGAGTGCTTAGCAGACTCGCCTTTGGCATATAGCCAACCAGGCGCTCGACAGCCTTACCTTCTTTAAAAAGGATTAGGGTGGGAATGCTCATCACCCCGAAGCGGCGGGGTACATGGCGATTGGCATCAACATCCAGCTTGGCCACCTTGATCTGGCCATCGTATTCAGCAGCGATCTCCTCCAGTATGGGAGCGATCATACGGCAGGGATTACACCATGCCGCCCAAAAATCGACCAGGACCGGTGTGGTTGACTGGAGGACTTCACTGTCAAAGGTAGCATCGCTGACGATTATAGGATCACTCATCGGCTAAAAACCTCCTTAGTTCTATCTGAGGACACGCAGAAAAGTCAATCTCCGAATCTCTTCTTCATTGGGGTACCCTTATTCTCCCATCGCTTCTCCCTTTGGAAGAAGGGGCGAAGTTATACAGGGTAGTACCCTAGAATCCTCTTTCAGATACCGAGAGGATCAAAGACTTCTCCGCGCTTACTTTCATTTTCCAAAACATCCTCTATAGTAAACCAATAGTTTACAGCATCACGATTGATCT
This genomic stretch from Chloroflexota bacterium harbors:
- a CDS encoding Gfo/Idh/MocA family oxidoreductase, with translation MAHELRVAVIGAGHIGSVHVRALRALGQPVVALASSDPERATRRAEALGVPQGYGDYRKLLDNERVDIVHVCTPPALHYPIVKDCLERGRHVVCEKPLTADPTESAALNDLASQKGLLNAVCFNIRYYPACQTAGEKVQKGELGKVHLIHGSYLQEFHLPETPWGWRFIPELAGPMRAITEIGSHWVDLVSHISGFRPQAVMSHMGTFFPTRQKPLNPPQTGFETAQVTSEDYASALLSFGSGALGALTVSEISSGRKNRLFFQVDGSDGSLWWDSEMPNRLALGHKTRANEELVSGQATGYAETFRLLFEDVYRHLCQGSFQKPAQPTYPTFADGHAAVLICDAIYRSAKEQHWIEVQI
- a CDS encoding Os1348 family NHLP clan protein, coding for MSKETAMFILHKAATDLLFRDQLVRDPYAVLCKLDLTPQEIEALMVGDPERLAACGLDPRIAGWIPWLKVNRRALEFDEN
- a CDS encoding bifunctional folylpolyglutamate synthase/dihydrofolate synthase; protein product: MNYEEALNYIYSFTDYERTTVQLYGAPACNLERTEHLLNLLGNPQHHYQSIHIAGTKGKGSTAAMIASVMEAAGYKVALYTSPHLHSFRERIRTNQHPIPGHRLSTIISQMRPLVDQVHSDCPDLGRLTTFEVSTALAFTYFATEAVDFAVIEVGMGGRLDATNVLRPLVSIITSISLDHVPILGDTLPQIAAEKAGIIKDNGLVVSAPQRPEVLAVLEETCHARKARLFLIGQDWRWEARAGQYDWKEGRLQSFDVQGPFGEHKGLEIPLLGRHQLVNATTAVAALELLREYGLTIDALSIRQGLRQVIWPGRLEVVSWRPLLVLDGAHNADSAEKLLAALQEGLHYKRLILILGTSAGKDIPGIIRALAPAAELIITTQSKHPRAADPQLLQQEGAKYGCQIRVVEDVQAALDVALDMADEHDLICVTGSLFVVAEARESLGRAPHAQEMLEVLGKSA
- the trxA gene encoding thioredoxin yields the protein MSDPIIVSDATFDSEVLQSTTPVLVDFWAAWCNPCRMIAPILEEIAAEYDGQIKVAKLDVDANRHVPRRFGVMSIPTLILFKEGKAVERLVGYMPKASLLSTLAQHL